The genomic region gaattctttctgactttcctcttgtgattgagttctagtttcaaagcattgtggtctgaaaataggcaggggatgatcccaatcttctggtaccggttgagacctgatttatgacctaggatgtgatctattctggagaatgttccatgggcactagagaagaatgtgtattccgttgctttgggatggaatgttctgaatatgtctgtgaagtccatttggtccagtgtgtcatttaaagtctttatttccttgttgatcttttgcttagacgatctgtccatttcagtgaggggggtgttaaagtcccccactattattgtattgttgtcgatgtgtttctttgcttttgttattaattgccttatataattggctgctcccatgttaggggcatagatatttacaattgttagatcttcttgttggatagaccctttaagtaggatatagtgtccttcctcatctcttattacagtctttggtttaaaatctaatttgtctgatataaggattgccaccccagctttcttttggtgtccattagcatggtaaatggttttccaccccctcactttcaatctgggggtgtctttgggtctaaaatgagtctcttgcagacagcatatcgatgggtcttgttttttaatccaatctgatagcctgtgtcttttgattggggcatttagcccatttacattcagggtaactattgaaagataggagttcagtgccattgtattgcctgtaaagtgactgttactgtatattgtttgtgttcctttctggtctatgttgcttttaggctctctctttgcttagaggacccctttcaatatttgttgtagggctggtttcgtgtttgcaaattcctttagtttttgtttgtcctgggggctttttatctctccttcaattttcaatgacagcctagctggatatagtattcttggctgcatatttttctcatttagtgctctgaatatgtcctgccagtcctttctggcctgccaggtctctgtggataagtctgttgccaatctaatgtttctaccattgtaggttacagatctcttctcccgagctgctttgaggattttctctttgtctctgagactcgtaagttttactattagatgtcggggtgttgacctatttttattgattttgagaggggttctctgtgcttcctggattttgatgcctgtttccttccccaaattagggaagttctctgctataatttgctccattataccttctgcacctctctctctttcttcttcttctgggatcccaattattctaatgttgtttcgtcttatggtatcgtttatctctcgaattctgccctcgtgatccagtagttgtttatctctctttttctcagcttctttattttccatcatttggtcttctatctcactgattctttcttctgcctcatttatcctagcagttagcgcccccatatttgattgcacctcattaatagcctttttgatttctacttggttcgattttagttcttttacttctccagaaagggtttctctaataacttccatgcttttttcaagcccagctagtatctttaaagtgatgattctgaactctagatctgacatcgtactaatgtccgtattgagtaggtccctggcagtcggtactacctcttgttctttttgttgaggtgattttttccgtcttgtcattttgtgcagaggagaatagattaatgagagaacaaaatgctagcagggtaacaacgtccccagaaaatatactctaaacaaatcagaaaagacctgaagcagtgggaaaagaaagggaaagagagaaaaaagaaaaggaaagaaaaaaagaaaaaagaaaaagataaagataaaaacaaacaaaagcagaacaaaacaaaacaaaacaaaaacagaatgtgatcaaatatgatcaggctggattatagatcagtgccacacactagattttgggtgtattttggtctgttaaaagaaagtccctctcaaaattttaaagaaagaaaaacttatatatgtacaaaaataagggttgatatgatgaagggatggaatatgactgtaaagatggaaattataaaaaattttaaaaaaggatttgataagttgtttgaaaaaagaaagaagaggcttaaaaaaaaaaaaaaaaaagaaagaaaaaagggagagaatgtgatcaggcaggggagtagaaaaaaaccatacactagagatttagagtatattttgatctgttagaagaaactatctcaagattttaaagagagaacaacttatatatatatgccaaaaatacgggtaactactatgaagggatagaatatgactttaaaaatgaaaaataaaaatgttttttttttaaaaaagggattgataagatgttggttgaaaaagggaaagaaaaattgaaaaaaaaaaagaaaaaaggaaaaaagaaaaaaagacagttaaaaaaaataattaactttgaaagactaaagaatcatggtaaaaaagccatgaattctatgtgcagtgttcccctagcgctggagttctgccgttctcattgatcggtaaacttggtcttggctggctgttctcgctgatcttctgggggaggggcctgttgccgtggttcccaaatgtctttgccggaggcaaaattgccccgcccttgccggtccgggctgagtaatctgctcgggtttgctctctggagcttttgttccctgcaagctctccgtacagctttggaggcggagagtgaaaatggcggcctcccagtctccgccccggcggagccgagaactcggggtcccgctcctcagcgagcccccagagaaaagccgtcagtcactcccgtctccccggtctccggccgcactccacgctcacccggcctgtgaccgcgcctttctatctggcacccgaccccgggtggagtctccaaacccagcagatccccgcggtgcgctcctgcacctctcctcccgggggaagaaggtgagtctccccggatctgccgcttgttgggtccctgctggaggagcagtggcccgactgtgccgcggatcacggtttatagcaaccccgagctgagagcccgcgcctgggctccgtctctgcagccggcttccctgctccgatacctgggagctctgccgcactcaggcacccccggtctttctgtgaccctgagggtcctgagaccacactgtcccgcgagggttccaccccccacttcgccaccagagtgacgtccctcagcggagcagacttttaaaagttctgattttgtgctccgcggctctatcacttgccagaagcggccgtcggaggcccctcccccgccgtctatcctcccgaataacgcctcggattcacttctccgcacgtcctaccttccagaaagtggtcgcttttctgttcagagagttgttgctcttcttttctttgatctcctgttgagtttgtaggtgttcagaatggtttgatccctatccagctgaattcctgagaggagacaaaatccaggtctcctactcctccgccatcttgctccgccccccttgCTTCAGGTGTTTTCATAGCTAAGGGAACGGCAGTAGACTGCTCTGGGCTCAACCAGCTAAAAATGGAGAAACCCTCAACATGAACGGCATGCATTCTTTTCTCAGGCCGCCAGTTGACGGTTCAATCCTTCAGTCTATAGATGAGGCCTAGCATGTGTGATTGGCTATTacgtaaatatttaagagaagaatTGGAGTAGACTAATCGTACAGTCAGGAGCAAAGTAAAAATAGGCAGATTGAGAAGTAAAGCTGTGGCTTTATACCGATAACGTTAGAGGAGTAAAATGCATGAATTTCACGGATTAATAGACTACTGTAGatgacaaatgaaacaaaaatcaaggaacctccataaagagtaaataaatgccatttttctcaatttttgtttttttccaaaaagtcttCATGAACCGTTGCGTCAAGGTGGGAAGGGAGCTCGGGCTCACAActcctccaggctcagctctTCAGTAGGTGGGTggtagagggggtgggagggtctgCACTCAGGGGAGGGGCATGAGCTCCACCTGTCACAGGGACAGGTGCCCTGCTGCCGGTGGGCACCTGAGGAAAGCACCCTCCTGTCACCCCTTCAGACGACCTGCTGTCCTTAGGTAGTGCTCGTGATtctctccaggacacacagtgaTCACCCACAGGAACGGGAAGGACATCGTGTGCTTTCCCAGCAGAGATCAGGCTGCTGCATTTCACAGCACGCTCCCTACCTCTCCGCACACGGTTCTGTGTCTCAGGTCTTCCCAGCATTGGTTCCTGCCTCATGGATCCCTCAGGCAGCGTCCCTCTCCTCATCATGTGCAATCttgaatacagaaaaagaatggacGTCTAGAAGAATTACAACACCATGTCCTCTACTAGACACTAAACAGCTTAGCCTTGACCCCTCAAGACACCCAGAAAAGGGCACGTCAAACTCGCACACCTGTGTCTCACGTAGgcgttctccctgctctgctgcactATCTTCCTCTCCCAAACCCGAGCCTTGttctgggggagaaaaacacatCCACCTTCAGCTGTGCCGGACTGTGCCCCAAacgaagaggaggaaaaagaaaacacttaccCAGTTATCTAGAGCACTTCTCTCATGAGCTGCGATCTGTAAAAGTCAACGCACCAAGAGCCCATGTTCAGGGATCTAAGGGCCACTTCCATCACCTGCAAGAGGCGAGAAGGGGCCAGGATGTTGGGGCACAACTCAGGTTACCTTGTGTTTGAAGGTGAGCTCTGCCTCCCGCAGCTGATCTTGCAACGCTCCGACTTCTCGCCTGTGAGTTATAATTGCTTTCGTCAGATAACACCCAATATTGGCTGTGATTTTAAATCATCTGCCCACGTGGCCATTCTCCTCTTATCTGTCCCCTCATACAATTGATCCTGACACAGGAAACACTTTTCACATGGTTATAATGCACAGTAGGATCAAAGCTATTGTTACCTCTTTTCCGTAATCATTTTTCTTCCCCTGCAGGGTTCAGAGTTGACATAATTTCCTCACCCATTTTCAATCTTTCCCTAATTTATCACATGACAAGTGTGCCATCAAGTGTGCTGGGAAACTTCTATCCTCGCCATGGTTCCCAGGGTTGCAAAGACCAGCGCCATCAGATGGCACTACCGGCTTTATGGGTAGGATTCATGCTACGATAAACTGCTTTCCTCAAGATTAGGACAACTGACACCACCCCCAGGGACGATGGCGTGGAAGAAGTTTCCACAGAATCAGGCCAGCGCTGGGGATCAGGACATGTTTAGTAATGaaatggttttgttctttctagaGCTTCACTTTTCGTGTCTGTTAATTCTCTCTGGATATGcctctgaatttttgtttctattacatGGGAATTGAGtctaaacaatgaagaaaagtgaaaaatacgaAGTGAACAGGGATGTCAGGAGCCACTAATATTTAGTGTCTGAACTCACTTGTacttgtttcttctttgattcctttcagATTTTCCACGGCAGCTGACAGCTGACTCTCTGTTGCCTCCAGGTCACGGCGGGTCTTTGCGACCTTCCTAAGACAGGAAAGGTATAGACATGGTCCAGTAGCCAAGGTCCAGAAGTTCTACCATCATTCCTCCCAGCACACTGGATGGCCTAGATTCCAGTGTCCCTCATAAATGCACAGACTGACAACACAAGGAGGGAAATGAACTGAAGGTCCCATTTAGGgttcaagaaaaatcaaactccGGATGCTGCCAAGTCCCTTGCAATCCGAGCTGTCTTTACACTTCTCTACTTCATTATCAAGTCCTCAAGTAACATTGCAGTTTGTGTCCTCTCAGAGTTGGTCTTTTCTCGGACACGGTGAAGGCTCCTTTCAGTTCAAAGTGAAAAACCAAGCCTGACCAACTATAGGATGAGGCGGGGGACCATGGTTAGTCGTACACCTCCACGGGGAGCCCTGATCCTCAGACCAAGGCTGTGCCTGACACGATGAACCCGAAAGGAAGCCTTCCAGAATATGGCTTCATCAGCATGGCAACTCACTCCCAGACATCTCTGGGTCTACAACTAcaacccctgcctcctcctttgaAGAGGCCAATCTTAGTGCCGGCAATATGTCCTCAAGTGTAAAAGGCTGTGAACTGTCACATAGTCAGTGTGTTCTCTCCACGCAACAGATTTCAGATGCAAAACTATCAACTGCATGGAGTCAACCGACTTGAACAAGACTGAGTTCACTGATAGTGAAGGCAGCAACGTGCGATGCTTAGAAAGGCTGGTTTGCTGTGTTGCCCTCAGACTCTTTTGTTCATGGTGTTGATTGAAAGGGTTTCAACAGGACACCTGATTTACTCAAGATCACATGCAAAAGGACTCTTAGAAACGGAGTCAAAAgctccagacagagaaagacacatgcatTTGCTTCTGGTCTCTCAGGCAATCCTTCAGCAAATGCTTTCTGGAGCGGCTGTAATGGAGTGGCTCAGTTGTAAGGTGTAGAAGACAGAAAGGTGGTCAGGACACTGtacccacccccaaaagaaatttccaatgaACAGAACCAAGATGCCAATGACacagagcagcccccacccccgctgtggGAAGGAATGACACAAAGCTGAGTCTCCAGGGAAGACAGGgaacagttttgcttttcaacGTGAATGAGGGACTCGAAGGTCCTGATCTCCTcctgagaaaatcaaggaaatactGGACAAAAGAGCAAACTCGTGAGTGAATGCACCCAATTTCTAAAGAGTACATGAAGAAACACGAGAAccagatggagaagaaggaagcctAGGAGAAGGCCAGCCTGGCAGTGGGAGCCAATCTCCCCAGGACACATCAATACATTCTGGAACAGGCAAGTGAACCGGAAAGAAGCTGAACAACTTTATGGGCATGGGCTTAGAAGGAAACGAGTCAAGTTCAGGGCCAGCCAGCAAAGGTGAGCCCTAGTGAACCCGCAGGCTTTGGCTGGGACCCAGGAGAGTTCCACCTAAAAAAATCAGCTGGATGGGAAATACCCTGGCCTTCTTAGGGACTGGGCTACAGTGAGTGATGTCAGTCGTACACTGGATGAAGGGATCCGGGACTGCTGGAGCCCCAACCcactttccacaaagaaactcccagtgtctctgcagcaggacaattccatttttctatccACATTATTGACCCAAGTCTCGTACTGAACCAAAAGTGACTGAATTCAGGGCTAATAAGAACATGGGATGACACGGAAACCAAAAGGACAATGcagacagacccagaggggatccAGGTATCAAAGTTTTTAATGATGGTACCTTCCCTCTTCTACTCCAAGGAGTCACACAACAAGCGTGACAAGCAGTTAGAACACAAAGGGAAATGCAGGTCACACACAtcaaggcaggaagggcaggcacAATCCTACAGAATGCATTTGGCAAAAATACTCTAGAGccaattctaaaagaaatacaatcatCTAGACTGGCCGTCACAGAAATTCATACAATAGTATCTGTGGCAATTCACACAAGAATAGCTTACTCTTCGGCAGCCACTCGTCTTTGTTTAGAGAAATCCACCACGATATCCACTTTCCTCCTCAGCATTTTCAGTTCGGCTTCTTGAGTCGTTTTCAAAGAACGCAGGGCATTGCAATGGTCTTCCAACAATtgttgacattctggaaaggatgagttttcttttgtgtgtgtatgtgcacatgaccTGAGAACTTCGGTTTgatagggaaaggagaagggcaagaccttgaaggcaggaaggcattctttcccttcccaatgCAAACTCATTGCCGCCATATGgggatttcttcccccaaaataacaTACCCTGCAGTTCTCGTTTTTTGGCCCTAAaggctctctgctctccatcCTCGGATGCATCCTGGGCCTTTAAGACAGATATGAGAAAAGACATTCAGGAAATCATGATCACACAACAACGTGAGGGCGCCTAACAGGACAGGATCATGCAGTGCAACAAAGAAAGCCCTTAAGGCAtaacagaagaaggagaaagtaagcaaagtggaaaagagttcaagtcaaagaactcacaaatgactttcttagtggctttcattcatatatatatccacatacatacatatatacacatcttccCCTATTCACATTGAAAATGCTCCGTTTGGCATTAAGAGAGGAAGGGACTGTACAGTTGGGCCAGCCATCGCCCTTCATCGCTCAAGTATCTTGTGGGGATTTGCTACATATCTTGGAGGGCAGGGCTGAATGATGAGATCATTACCTCGCTGTGAAATCAACCATACTTCCTAGTCCTTATAAGAGCAAACCTCATCATGGTGGTTCTAAGTGAAATCCTAGCTCACTGCTCCGTAGGAGTTTCAGTTCCCAGATGCCCACTCTCTACTGTGCTAAACAGCAAGCGAGGATGCTGCACTCACCTCACCCAGTGAACCAAAAGCCTGCCGGAGCCACATTAAGCTAAAACTCAACAGCCAGCTCTTACCACATCCTGATTCTtgaccttcttctctctctcaatttgcAAGTGAGCCCGTGCCCGACGAAGGGTGccatttaaattttcatgaacTTCCTCAACCTTTTTGATGTTCTCcttcaacaaaacattttgaatgagtaataataatccattccttggggcacctgggtggcatccgggtggcacagtcggtggagtgtctgactcctgcttTCGTTTTGGCTCaaggcctgatctcagggttatgggattgaccccctgcatcaggctacacactcagcatggagtcagcttgggattctctctctccttctgtcccctaccactcactctttctctctctctcaaatcaatcaatcaatcaatgtttaaaataataataataatcatgataatgatgataattcaTTACTTTGATTTCTGTTGGTAGGACACAATTCAGGCAAAGAAGGGATTCTTACCTTCCATTGAAgcacttcctcagagagaaacttatgttcactcttggtttctgcaagatgtttcttgccttcctggatctataaaacatatgaagaaggaaacagaattccaaaatagCATCGTGTTACACAAACCTATCTACTCATGTGTGACTCCTTTCAAAATAGAGAGGCAGTGCTCTACATTTGTGAAACTTCTCTTGAATCAGGACCATTTCTGGATCACATGAAATAGGTCAATAGGATGAACTACAAGAGGTGGAAGTaaccaaaatgaaatcacaaaaagtatttgaaaaggcACTGATACCTTCAGCTCCCAAAGGGATATTTCCTGAGCAAGCTCCCTGTTTTCTGTTCTATGTCGATGGatcttctcctttatttgttgtaaggttactaaaaggagaaaaaagcatcTCAAAGATAACTAGCAAAACCAGTGACATTGAATAATCCCAGTGTATGAGCACCAGAGACACATTCTCTGACACTTGGGTGTAACTAACTTGTTAGCATTCCCATTGTGCCCTAAGGAAGCAAGTTTTAGCAGCATTGGAAACCTAAGACAACCTATTTCGGGGAGATTCctactgaaatttttttcaaaaatagagaaaCGCCCTCAAATGTCTTCTAAGTTTACTCCCATCCGGAAGCACCAATCTTGGAAAATGCAATCACTGCAAATGCTGATGTCATCCCCAGATACGTAACCTAGCATCCTGTCAACTAACATTTCTCTCCTCCAATGATTAAGGTACAAAAATAAGTCCCTGCAAACAacccaaaatgaacaaaaccatccTTTGCTCCTGCTCAGCGCCATGTCCGTTTCCAGATCCTCCTTGGAATTCCACACAAGGAAAGCTCAAAGTGGCAATTGAGTGACACCTCCAAGGCCTTCAGTGACTTTCTGCTGCTCACAGATTGCCTGTCATGAACCCtaggcaggggctctggaggaCAAGATCTTTGGAATCAAACACACTCGGGTACAAACTCCACGTTACAGTCTCTGGAGGGCCTGGATAACTCACACTCCCTGGAACACAAGCTTTTCTCATCCCAACATGAGAAGGTTACCCTCTACCCTGACAGGAAAACAACACTCATGAAGCGCCCTATCACAGATGGATAACACATCGAAGGTCGAGAACACAGACTCCTCTAACTGGCACTTAATTCTCTCATCTCGGGGTacttgcgtggctcagtcgcttaagtgtctgccttcagcttgggtcatgatcccacatcggGTCTTGATTccaccctgggtcctgggatcccacatctgggtctgggctcagtggggtgcatgcttctccccctccctctgccagccactcggt from Halichoerus grypus chromosome 6, mHalGry1.hap1.1, whole genome shotgun sequence harbors:
- the LOC118548226 gene encoding uncharacterized protein LOC118548226; protein product: MDTGLDAPSSLKETSPGSHSCTPWKDQDMKVQRLLFLVLLLRCPGSPNPNLVHVVPGRFPLGPDGVGVLWKLPIITAPLGVCVLLIYIWRTILAAQDASEDGEQRAFRAKKRELQECQQLLEDHCNALRSLKTTQEAELKMLRRKVDIVVDFSKQRRVAAEEKVAKTRRDLEATESQLSAAVENLKGIKEETSTSEFRH